A section of the Calditrichota bacterium genome encodes:
- a CDS encoding TGS domain-containing protein, which yields MPANLTPEYLDAEREYKQARTPQERLDALRKMLATVPKHKGTEKLQADIKRRIAKLNEEIQQSGKRKGFAIAVPKEGAGQVALIGAPNVGKSQLVAALTHATPEVAPYPFTTRAPYPAMMPFENVQVQLVDLPPFSSQHMEPWVAGIVRTADAALIVIDLACDDPLEQFEETLRLLHQCKIKPVAGQAQFDPWASVVEKQCLVVGNKIDCPNAGETFAFLQELYAGEHRMLAVSAQRGDGLEELRRAIFGMLNVLRVYSKPPGKDPDFSRPFVLKRHATLLEFANMVHHDFGEKLRFARVWGDGKFDGQRVMKDYQLQDGDVIELHI from the coding sequence GTGCCAGCGAATTTGACCCCCGAATACTTGGATGCGGAGCGCGAGTACAAACAAGCGCGTACGCCGCAAGAGCGGTTGGACGCTCTGCGCAAGATGCTGGCCACCGTGCCCAAGCACAAGGGCACCGAGAAACTGCAGGCGGACATCAAGCGCCGCATCGCCAAGCTCAATGAGGAGATTCAACAATCTGGCAAGCGCAAGGGCTTTGCCATTGCCGTGCCCAAAGAAGGGGCAGGGCAGGTCGCGCTCATCGGGGCACCAAACGTGGGCAAGTCGCAGCTTGTGGCGGCGTTGACCCACGCCACCCCCGAGGTGGCTCCGTATCCCTTCACCACTCGCGCGCCCTACCCTGCCATGATGCCTTTTGAGAACGTGCAAGTGCAACTCGTCGACCTGCCCCCCTTCAGCAGCCAGCACATGGAGCCATGGGTGGCGGGCATCGTCCGTACGGCAGACGCCGCCCTCATTGTCATCGACTTGGCGTGTGACGACCCTCTTGAGCAGTTTGAAGAAACCTTGCGTCTCTTGCACCAGTGCAAGATAAAGCCGGTAGCCGGCCAGGCCCAGTTTGACCCATGGGCCAGCGTGGTCGAGAAGCAGTGTCTCGTGGTGGGGAACAAGATAGACTGCCCCAACGCCGGAGAGACATTTGCGTTCCTCCAAGAGCTCTACGCTGGCGAGCACCGGATGCTTGCGGTCTCTGCACAACGGGGCGACGGGCTGGAGGAGCTCCGCCGCGCAATCTTTGGTATGCTCAACGTGCTGCGCGTCTACTCCAAGCCGCCGGGGAAAGACCCCGACTTTTCCCGGCCGTTTGTCCTCAAGCGACACGCCACGCTGCTGGAGTTTGCCAACATGGTGCACCACGACTTTGGCGAGAAACTCCGCTTTGCCCGGGTGTGGGGCGACGGCAAGTTCGACGGCCAGCGCGTGATGAAGGACTATCAGCTGCAGGACGGCGATGTCATCGAACTGCACATCTAA